The Camelina sativa cultivar DH55 chromosome 16, Cs, whole genome shotgun sequence sequence TTTTGGCAGAGACAGCTTGGTTTCTTTCGTGTATAGCTGCATCCCTCTCAGCAAGGATGGACATGATCTTCTTATTCATCACCAAGGCATTATGTTGTTCCTTAATCTGATGCTGAGGCATCATATTCCACTGTGTTAACAAACACATTCATTGCTTGTTAGCCTACtacaatcacaacaacaaaaacataagagggaaaccaaaaaaaatcaataatggCTTACCATAGATTGTGCACCTTTCAAGTAATCGGGTTTGAACCTCCCATTATCATACTGACCACCATTCTCCATCctcttatatatgtatatatatatatatatcttcaagaagagaaaaacaccgagaaaaaataaaacttctcAAGCTTGTCGTCGAAGACACTCAGCAATATAGTGaaaccaaatttcaaaaacattggTGATTTATAAAGCAATCACTCTGGAACTCTTCTAAACCTTAAATCATCACACTCATCTAGAATCAAGATtccatataaaaacaaaactaaacaattcTCAACTTAATTTATGATTCTCGGATTCAAAATCTGTATAGTTGATTTCCCAGTTAGGGTTCCGTAATCAGAATAATAATAGATACCAAAATCAATACAAACTCGTCAGATACAGAACTTCAATGAACAATTaccaaatatacatatatatatatatatatcctatatatatatatatcgtattAGGTCACCACGATCAACAATAAGGTCGAATCAATCTGAAGCTTATAAGTAAAACATACAAACTCcgcgaaataaaaaaaaataaacaaaggaagAGCTTGAATTGAAAATTACAAACCCTAGAGAAAGAAGACTGAATTTAACATCGAAATCAAAGTGAACACAATGGCGCGAAAGCTTACGAGTTTTCGGAGCTTCTGAGGAAGAAACAATGGATATTGATCGATCGAGACGAAAGGATCTATCtaattgaagagagagagagagagagagagagagagagagagagagagagatgtctgTAGACGAAGCAGAAGAAGATCGAATTTACCAAAATACCCTCCTCTCAAATTCTATTGAACAAGGTCATTATCGTCCTTTCACATCTCCTTCTTGCAGTGGTGCGTTTCgaatgtttttcattttttttttctattgaggATTagcatataaaaaaatatagagatgaGAGGGGGACTTAAAAGAAATCAGAATCTGTTTGACAtgagttttataaaatagataGGCTCACAATATTTGAGAATATTGCAGTCAAGCTAATAAGGGCTTACTTCTTCAGCTTCATTTATtcatatagatagatagagtgAGAGTGTGTGTGCTTGTGATCAAGCGTAGAGATCGATGCCCCAAAACTTGGCTGGTTGGTTCGTACGGTACTTCCTGTCCATGGTCTTGATCAGTTCCATGTCTTCTTTCGACAGCTCGAAATCGAATACTTGGAAATTCTCATCCAATCTCCCAGGCTTCGATGTCTTTGGTATCACCACTGTGTTTCTCTGGATTCCCCACCTCAGCACTACCTGTGCCACTGTCTTTTTGTACTTCTCGGCCACACCCTAAGGATTTCAGATTATATCAGTCCAATTTAATCAACTGTCAAAAGGTACACTCTTTCACTgtttcaaaccaaaatttttaaggTGTAGGGGATGGGACTTACTTTGAGAACTGGGTCATCCAGACATGACACGGTTCCAAACCACTCGGCATTGGCTGTGGCACCTCCTAGAGGAGTATGTGCGGTGACACAAATCCCGTGCTTCTGGCAGAATTTGACAAGAGAATCACGTTGGAAGTAAGGGTGTGTCTCGATCTGATTCACTGCAGGCTTGATCTTGGAGTAAGCCAAGCAATCTCTCGTTAGAAAAACGTCATAGTTACTGGAAACAgccaaatggtaaaaaaaaagtcagaaattAGCCTGGAAAACAAAAGGACTAGTTAAGTTGGTGAGAAATGTTGAACCTGATTCCAATGCTGCGGACCAAACCCATAGAAACAAGCTTTTCCATGTCATGCCATGTAGTTTCCAGAGAGATTGTTGTATCTATGTCCAATACCCCATCATCACCCAAAGCACTATTGGTTGTTCCAACTCCTGTAAGCACATATGGACAGGGGACGGCTCACATGTTACAGcttattattatattgtttgtaCCAATTGCGAAAGACTTGAGGAAACTTGGCTATTTCAGCCAGAGAAAAAGGAGGatgtataataaaaacaaaatgcaaaGGTCTTTAGTCAAGACTAAATAACGTGGATAAGGCAACAGCCAGGCCCTCACCAGTGTGTTTCGTTGCTACGGGAAAGTGAACGAGGAAAAGGTCAAGATAATCAAGTTGAAGTTTCTTGAGACTGTCTTTGCACGCCTCAATAACATGGCCGTGGTCTGAATTCCATAGCTGCAATAACAAAAAGGATTCAGAACGCAGAG is a genomic window containing:
- the LOC104751780 gene encoding NADP-dependent D-sorbitol-6-phosphate dehydrogenase, with the protein product MEITLNSGFKMPIVGLGVWRMEKEGIRDLIISAIKIGYRHLDCAADYRNETEVGEALTEAFKTGLVKREDLFITTKLWNSDHGHVIEACKDSLKKLQLDYLDLFLVHFPVATKHTGVGTTNSALGDDGVLDIDTTISLETTWHDMEKLVSMGLVRSIGISNYDVFLTRDCLAYSKIKPAVNQIETHPYFQRDSLVKFCQKHGICVTAHTPLGGATANAEWFGTVSCLDDPVLKGVAEKYKKTVAQVVLRWGIQRNTVVIPKTSKPGRLDENFQVFDFELSKEDMELIKTMDRKYRTNQPAKFWGIDLYA